A window from Primulina huaijiensis isolate GDHJ02 chromosome 13, ASM1229523v2, whole genome shotgun sequence encodes these proteins:
- the LOC140990841 gene encoding mannan endo-1,4-beta-mannosidase 7: MKQHLVAMLNIIFFLFFFLQQKWIVVNGDMFIRSKGIQFMLNGSPFYANGFNAYWLMYMASDPSQRPKVSATFRQARSHGLTVARTWAFSDGGYRPLQYAPGSYNEQMFQGLDFVIAEARRYGIKLILSLANNYESFGGKKQYVNWARNKGQYLNSDDDFFTNFLVKGFYKNHIRTVLNRYNHITGVVYKNDPTIMAWELMNEPRCTSDPSGRTIQTWITEMAFYVKSIDRIHLLEAGIEGFYGQSTPQRTHLNPHFNSGTDFIANNRIPAIDFATVHSYPDQWLYSSNDQSQLYFLSNWLDAHIQDAENVLHKPLLIAEFGKSRKDPGFSPYQRDMLFNTVYSKIYASAKRGGAASGGLFWQLLAQGMDSFRDGYDVILEENSSTANLIAEQARRLYEIRKIVSRAR; this comes from the exons ATGAAGCAACATTTGGTAGCAATGCTAAATATTATCTTCTTCTTGTTCTTTTTCCTCCAACAAAAATGGATTGTTGTTAATGGAGACATGTTCATCAGAAGCAAAGGGATTCAGTTCATGCTGAATGGGAGCCCTTTTTATGCAAATGGCTTCAATGCCTACTGGCTCATGTATATGGCTTCTGACCCTTCTCAGAGGCCAAAAGTATCCGCTACATTCCGCCAAGCCAGAAGCCATGGCCTCACTGTCGCAAGAACTTGGGCTTTCAGTGATGGTGGCTACCGGCCTTTACAGTATGCTCCTGGATCTTATAATGAGCAAATGTTTCAG GGTTTGGATTTTGTTATAGCtgaggctagaagatatggaaTTAAGCTGATATTAAGCTTGGCTAATAACTATGAAAGTTTTGGAGGAAAGAAACAGTATGTGAATTGGGCTAGAAATAAAGGGCAGTATCTCAATTCTGATGATGATTTCTTCACAAACTTTCTTGTCAAGGGATTCTACAAGAATCATATCAGG ACCGTTCTTAATCGATACAACCATATTACCGGAGTCGTTTACAAAAATGATCCAACAATTATGGCTTGGGAACTAATGAATGAGCCCAGATGCACTTCAGATCCATCAGGCAGAACCATTCAG ACCTGGATAACGGAAATGGCCTTCTATGTGAAGTCCATtgatagaattcatttacttgAAGCTGGTATAGAAGGATTCTATGGACAATCAACTCCCCAGAGGACTCATCTCAATCCTCATTTTAACTCAGGAACCGACTTCATAGCAAACAATCGGATACCTGCCATAGATTTTGCTACCGTTCACTCCTATCCTGATCAATG GCTATACAGCTCAAACGATCAAAGCCAACTGTATTTCTTGAGCAATTGGCTGGATGCACATATTCAAGATGCTGAGAATGTTCTTCACAAGCCACTACTCATCGCCGAGTTTGGAAAATCTCGGAAAGATCCCGGTTTCAGCCCATACCAGAGAGACATGTTGTTCAACACTGTGTATTCCAAGATTTATGCCTCCGCCAAGCGCGGTGGAGCTGCGTCTGGAGGCCTCTTCTGGCAGCTTTTAGCCCAAGGAATGGACTCTTTCCGAGATGGGTACGACGTAATCCTGGAGGAGAACTCGTCTACAGCAAATTTGATAGCTGAACAAGCTCGCAGACTGTATGAAATCAGAAAAATAGTTTCCAGGGCTCGATGA